In one window of Deinococcus sp. KSM4-11 DNA:
- a CDS encoding single-stranded DNA-binding protein produces the protein MLHIEFLTDLGARVTVDVDSADKLLDVQRQYGRLGWTSGEVPTGGYQFPLDNEPDFDWTLIGARKWISPDGEELVIHKGHAYRRRELEAVDSRKMKLPAAVKYSRGAKSTDPDHLREKSDGEFEYVTLAIFRGGKRQDRYALPGGGGRAAQPQPSQPQAARPAPTRPAPSAPAARPAPQAVEEETPF, from the coding sequence GTGTTACATATTGAATTTCTGACGGATCTCGGAGCGCGCGTCACGGTCGACGTGGACAGCGCTGACAAACTGCTGGATGTCCAGCGCCAGTACGGCCGCCTCGGCTGGACGAGCGGCGAGGTGCCCACCGGCGGCTATCAGTTCCCGCTCGACAACGAACCCGACTTCGACTGGACGCTGATCGGCGCGCGCAAATGGATCAGCCCCGACGGCGAGGAACTCGTGATCCACAAGGGGCACGCGTACCGCCGCCGTGAACTGGAAGCCGTGGACAGCCGCAAGATGAAACTCCCCGCCGCCGTGAAGTACTCGCGCGGCGCGAAAAGCACCGATCCAGATCACCTGCGCGAGAAGTCCGACGGAGAGTTCGAGTACGTCACCCTGGCGATCTTCCGGGGCGGCAAACGACAGGATCGCTACGCCCTCCCCGGCGGTGGCGGTCGGGCAGCCCAGCCGCAGCCGTCACAGCCCCAGGCGGCGCGCCCGGCTCCCACCCGGCCCGCCCCCAGCGCACCCGCCGCCCGCCCGGCCCCGCAGGCGGTCGAGGAAGAAACGCCGTTCTGA